A region of uncultured Methanobrevibacter sp. DNA encodes the following proteins:
- a CDS encoding AAA family ATPase: MVLKFKDRESPKNRLKIHVCGLTGCGKSTFAEEYCKQAGLNPIVVDIDDTNYSTQANPDVDFIGNDRQIFTKICNLLDEINKTDFDTIIYDGWDSSMEKITPKEKDGNPFYHLSVRKQRCEMIMNRLLNSGKHLIFIGQVDTKIVDDPKNKPSYPVKVMNNCVNVSYFCYVTKDGEFLYDIMKNRFGDRLSGLNVFEPIPYIVKQEKVEPIVQKPKKDKLVENNVDESENLAVPRLIQECVDALVRNGRIPTNDVVRICIEDRCKDQEEHDLCMKWLDENINLGGIS, encoded by the coding sequence TGGTAAATCCACTTTTGCTGAGGAATATTGTAAACAAGCTGGTTTAAATCCTATTGTTGTAGATATTGATGATACTAATTATAGTACTCAAGCTAATCCTGATGTGGATTTTATTGGTAATGATAGGCAAATCTTTACTAAAATTTGTAATCTTTTGGATGAGATTAATAAAACTGATTTTGACACTATTATTTATGATGGATGGGATAGTAGTATGGAGAAAATTACTCCGAAAGAAAAGGATGGTAATCCATTTTATCATTTAAGTGTCCGTAAACAAAGATGTGAAATGATTATGAATAGGTTATTGAATTCTGGTAAGCATCTTATTTTTATTGGGCAAGTGGATACTAAAATTGTTGATGACCCTAAAAATAAACCATCTTATCCAGTTAAAGTTATGAATAATTGTGTTAATGTGAGTTATTTCTGTTATGTTACTAAAGATGGTGAATTTCTTTATGATATTATGAAGAATCGTTTTGGTGACCGTTTAAGTGGGTTGAATGTTTTTGAACCTATCCCTTATATTGTAAAACAGGAAAAAGTGGAGCCTATTGTTCAAAAACCTAAAAAGGACAAACTTGTTGAGAATAATGTTGATGAAAGTGAGAATCTTGCGGTTCCTCGTTTGATTCAAGAATGTGTGGATGCATTAGTTCGTAATGGTAGGATTCCTACTAATGATGTGGTGCGTATTTGTATTGAGGATAGGTGTAAGGACCAGGAGGAACATGATTTGTGTATGAAGTGGTTGGATGAAAATATTAATCTTGGGGGCATTTCTTAA